CAAGATTCCTTACTGTGATTCTAACGGCAATATTATAGGGGTGATAAGTTTCTCGGTAGATATCACCGAACGCAAACAAGCGGAAGAAATTTTAAAACGAGACAAAGAAACTTTTGAAAAAATGGTCAAAGAAAGGTCACAGGAATTAATGAAAACACAGATAGAGCTTGAAAAAACAAAGAGGCTTTCAGATATAGGCGCTCTCGCCGCGACAGTCGCCCATGAACTTAGGAACCCTTTGAATACCATACAGATGGCAACCTATAATATCAAAAGAAAAATTCAGGACCCTTCTGTTGAACGCTCCTTAAATAATATACAAAATAAGATAATAGAAAGCGAACAAATAATAAACAACCTGCTTTTTTATTCAAAAATCAGGCCGCCGAATTATGAAAACCTGCATTTTCACGAGGTCCTTGGCGAATGTGTAAGGAACTTTAAAAAAGAAACCAGTAAAAAAGTCTTGATAAAAAAGGAGTTTGATTCGATAAAAAATATTTTTATTGAATCCGACCCTTTCCAGATAAAAGAAGTATTTATTAATTTATTGAACAATGCGTATGACGCAGTTTCGCACCCCGGCGGCCTGATAGAAATAAAAGCTTATGATAATAACGAATCCCTGGAAATACGTATCAAAGACAACGGGGTAGGAATAAGCAAAGAAAATTTAGGCAAAATATTCGAGCCGTTTTTCTCAACCAAATCCAAAGGGACAGGGCTTGGACTGGCCGTTTGCTGCCAGATAATAAACCTTCACTCGGGCACGATAAATATCGAAAGTGAACCGGACAGGGGGACAGAAGTCTCGGTCATTTTGCCAAAAAGACAGAAACCCGCTCCATCACTTTGATGTTTAGAAGCGGCGTCTCCCTTGTCATAAAAATCTACACCCTTGTCCTTGCTTTTCTGAACAGATTAAGAGTCTCTAAGGTTTTGTGATCGTCCAATTATGCGAATGGCCGCTGTCAACTGATGAAACCACGGTTACTGTCGAACCGGCGTTAATCGCTGTAAGCTGCTGCTGGCTCAGAAATATAGTGTGCGTGTGGCCTGATGAAGAACTGGTATATGTCACGCCGGCGGCGGGCGGATTTGTAATATCCGCGTATAAAATCCTGACAAAATGAGAATGCCCGGTATCCACGGAAGAAACCG
The bacterium DNA segment above includes these coding regions:
- a CDS encoding ATP-binding protein; its protein translation is MAKDTINLLVIEDNPADIRMVMEILKGCVTPYFKITHAGDLAGGILKLREGHFDTVLLDINLPDNRSLEGLIEIVKLMPGIPVIVLTGADDENLAIESLKGKAADYLVKGKINTEILTRSIRYAIERKHNEEMLVKQREELQIILDSVPSWIFYKDKQNRLLRVNKAFSKMIGISRKALEGKSLFDIYTHEQAETFWKEDLEVIKSGKPKMDITEVMVINNKTRFIQTDKIPYCDSNGNIIGVISFSVDITERKQAEEILKRDKETFEKMVKERSQELMKTQIELEKTKRLSDIGALAATVAHELRNPLNTIQMATYNIKRKIQDPSVERSLNNIQNKIIESEQIINNLLFYSKIRPPNYENLHFHEVLGECVRNFKKETSKKVLIKKEFDSIKNIFIESDPFQIKEVFINLLNNAYDAVSHPGGLIEIKAYDNNESLEIRIKDNGVGISKENLGKIFEPFFSTKSKGTGLGLAVCCQIINLHSGTINIESEPDRGTEVSVILPKRQKPAPSL